Genomic DNA from Gimesia aquarii:
GTGCGGCAACGGGTGGTGAGCCTGTCCTAGAGTTTGGTCTGAGACGTGCTCAGGGAATTGATGGTGCACTGGCTGCCAGCCGCGCGGCATACATTGGTGGCTGTGCGGCAACCTCAAATGTATTGGCTGGAAAACTATTTGATATTCCCGTGAAAGGAACGCACGCTCACAGCTGGGTGATGTCTTTCAACGATGAACTTTCCGCATTTGAAGAATATGCAACCGCAATGCCCAACAACTGTGTATTCCTTGTTGATACCTATGACACGTTGGATGGTGTTCGCAACGCAATCCAGGTGGGTTTACGGCTTCGAGAATCGGGTCACGAGATGGTGGGGATTCGTCTCGATTCCGGTGATTTGGCTTATTTAAGTATCGAGGCACGGCAGTTATTAGATCAGGCTGGTTTCTCCAATGCGTCGATTGTTGCCAGTAATGATCTCGATGAAGGCATTATTACCAGCCTTAAAGAGCAAGGTGCTAAGATCGCCGTCTGGGGAGTGGGAACAAAATTGGTGACTGCTTACGATCAGCCGGCATTGGGAGGTGTCTACAAACTGGGAGCGATACAGAACGAAGAGGGACGTTGGGAACCCAAAGTGAAGTTATCGGAGCAGGCCATCAAAACGTCGACTCCGGGCATTTTGCAAGTACGCCGTTTTCGTAACGGGGAAGGGGCGATTGCCGATATGATTTATAACGAATTGAATATGAACTCCTTAAACACAGTTATGGTCGACCCGTTGGATCCAACACGTCACCGCCATTTTGAAAAGGATCTGGTCGGAGATGACTTGTTGATTCCCATCGTTCGCAAGGGAGACACGGTTCATGACTGTGAGCCACTCACGGCAATCCGAGAACGGGTTCAACAGCAGCTTGGTCTATTCCATGCCGGAATTCGGCGACATGTCAAACCACATCAGTATCCGGTAGGGCTCGAAGAAGAGTTGCATCAGTTAAAAACGGAATGGATTCTCCGGGCGAGGCAGCCACAATCAAAATAATAACAGACGATGAGATAACCACAGTAGAAAATGAATTGACACGATCATGCAATTGATTCACGTCGCGGCGGTCGCCCTTAATCAGACCCCCCTGGATTGGGCAGGCAACACAACAAATATCATCAATGCCATTACAGCTGCCCGTGAGCAAGGGGCAACGCTTGTCGCTCTCCCCGAGTTGTGTCTCACTGGCTATGGTTGTGAGGATGCGTTTTTTTCCATTGATGTCCAAAAACGAGCATTGCTGGCACTCTTTGAAGTGCTACCGCATACCGAACAAGTAGTCGTCTCAATAGGACTCCCTCTGCTG
This window encodes:
- a CDS encoding nicotinate phosphoribosyltransferase, which encodes MSTLMKIYGTPLALLTDLYQLTMAQGYWKTGRAEQEAVFHMFFRKNPFQGGFTIAAGLEYVLNYLNQFRFTLDDIDYLSVLEGNDGRPLFAKEFLDYLSKLELRCDLDAVPEGTVVFPHEPLVRVKGPILQCQILETALLNIVNYQTLIATKSARICAATGGEPVLEFGLRRAQGIDGALAASRAAYIGGCAATSNVLAGKLFDIPVKGTHAHSWVMSFNDELSAFEEYATAMPNNCVFLVDTYDTLDGVRNAIQVGLRLRESGHEMVGIRLDSGDLAYLSIEARQLLDQAGFSNASIVASNDLDEGIITSLKEQGAKIAVWGVGTKLVTAYDQPALGGVYKLGAIQNEEGRWEPKVKLSEQAIKTSTPGILQVRRFRNGEGAIADMIYNELNMNSLNTVMVDPLDPTRHRHFEKDLVGDDLLIPIVRKGDTVHDCEPLTAIRERVQQQLGLFHAGIRRHVKPHQYPVGLEEELHQLKTEWILRARQPQSK